A single genomic interval of Streptomyces sp. NBC_00663 harbors:
- a CDS encoding non-ribosomal peptide synthetase, which produces MVEPRARLVPLSFDRLTELRRRTGDHSDRTLAEACALALAYWAAGRSPDGIDLTEATLFADVIGWADNGTAEQRCREAADGAWDIAVPHGVEVADARLALDDLVDFPDRSLGTVGPSSEAARRVALADWNATNADRDRPTLVEMFHEQARARPDAVAVVDEHRTLTYRQAAELSSQLAHHLIERGLTAEQLVGISLGRSADMVIGLLGVLQAGCAFVPLDPQWPAARRAVVIEDAGVVLQLNAPGEHAPGEPEAVPVDLGDWRFGGYPIEGPGITVPGTALAYVIFTSGSTGRPKGAMIRHEAISERLLWQVHQVLGFGHDDASLFKAPLSFDISINEIFLPLVSGARLVVLRPGGERDPHHLLSVIAEHRVTFTYLVSSMLDVLLDIAGDSGQLDSLRHVWCGGEVLTPELYERFRTQLDIPMYHGYGPAETTIGVSHVIYRGAAERLSTSIGKANPNTQLYVLDDELRPVPVGVGGELYVGGFLLGRGYVNAPGLTASRFVANPFATDGSRLYRTGDLARYAPDGSLDFLGRADNQIKIRGMRLEIEDVEIGLAEHPGVRHTCVVARKNTVGGTYLVGYVIPAAGREELRADEVRAWAAAHMVAYMVPAHIVVLREFPLTANGKLDRNALPEPETVTGPLVPPATDEERLVAQAVAAVLRLDDIGADQDFFQLGGDSILAISLLSALRAEGLHVTPRQIFTHSTVRALAAVAGRETVTTVDHRDVPTGTVVGSPVVQWLAETTDAIDGFVQSVVLNTPADLTADALDELLTAVVRHHPMLRARLVRGDRWSFDIPGPEQAGVDRLESDRPLEECVALAAAGLDPDHGVMLRAVWRRPARQLVLAAHHTVVDGVSWRVLMEDLATAWRQLASGTPIELPPTGTSFRRWTQLLERAVFDADSSYYWRPLPGDDQPLGKRALSPTDTVAGERLHTFSVGPEITAALLGEIPAKFHAGVNDVLLTALAVTLARWRHDRGQDQTFAHIELEGHGRESHFVAATAGFEPELARTVGWFTTLFPVLVDPGGTTDFTAPDYLATALKAVKEDLARVPDNGVSYGALRYLTHTEFDTPAPQVLFNYLGRFDAGATGDWQLSGTTGQLGERRDPAMRLPRALEFNAIAEPAPAGGAYELVTTLSWPDGMFTDEDITTIGAYFRTALAGLAALDHGGHSPSDFDLVPLTQADVDALDGPALRDILPLTPLQEGLYFHSVFDDDAAGTYVEQQLLTLDGEVDTDRLAAAATRLLALYPNLAARFVSLADGRVVSVLEGGVEAPFTTLDRPGITDDEIRAYAERDRRAGFDLSGGPLMRYTLIRAGAGRSVLVQTVHHIVADGWSVPPMLRALLAEYHAPGTTYPLGGFPDYVRRLAEQDEEESDRVWRAQLAELPGPSLVAEGHTPSDRFADTTRTPAEDIDTAARSAGVPLSVAVHSAWAVTLGGILHGTDVVFGSTVSGRDIDVPGIENMVGLFINTIAVRARWTTTTTARELLASVREHQSTVLPHQHVSLARIGREAGAGPLFDTLVVFDVATDLDALRGPADQLTVTEIVNEGAPHYPLTLVVERTLDGRPRFNLIHDSDVLNGTGARTILRTFETALTGLLTRPDALIGDLAAQSSPAPVTPATPATLGALFDAAARRDPAATAVTQCALDGGTRSLSYGELTSQKSELTSALAAAGVGPGKRVAVAVPRSLEQVVALVAIVSAGGAYVPLDLAYPDERLEYILADAAPQVVLVEEGQRDRFAELVERAGVRARVLVQGDELPRAAVESEAGRNDPAYVIYTSGSTGRPKGVVVPHSGVVTLLAHTRPGMGFGPDDVWVQFHSCSFDFAVWELWGALAHGGELLVPEYGLTRSPVDFHRLVRERGVTVLNQTPSAFYQFIEADRQADAPLPALRRIVFGGEALDLKRLRGWVDRHGTGSPELVNMYGITETTVHVTHRVLTDDDFRPGAGASPIGGPLPGLTTYLLDERLRPVPPGRVGAIYVAGDQVSLGYLGRPGLTAGRFVADPFAGDGSRMYHTGDLALRTLDGELEFVGRADDQVQLKGFRVELGEVETVIREFDGVTDAAVTVAPSGDHLVAHLVGRSPGDLTTLLAAKLPAHMVPGRVLPVDALPLTVNGKLDRRALTERAASTQDTPTVVSDSALSALTDIFAATLPGAQVDGDTDFFRAGGDSIVAITVINRARALGLPIAPRDVFLLRTPRALAEHLGTRAAQERPVPVRRDDGPFPATPIILRQRELGGSLARFAQARTLLVPEGVGHADIERAAHTLVAAHPTLRLRLRAEHGVWTLGTEPDREITVAGPDTTAADTTTVAHEAAGRLDPASGEVIAFAWLEQARTLVITAHHLAVDAVSWLILLDDLATTLRGEPLAPPTTSYAEYAEALALGSAHAVDGLGHWLTTLQAPALLPEVGGHRETTVVLAPEASDVVIRTAPTALGVGLTELLCGALRAALTRVQPTPTDLAIDLERHGRVPAQEHHDYSRTVGWFTSIAPVRLTAHTDPVAAAHEVAARQPDEQAHIAYGQLRYLNPQSAPLLTGRPQVLFNYLGRGSESQALHLTGGGRGSPYAVEVNAWLDEATGSLRAKFTLAEGVCDDIVGHWLDALEAIAEASATAERTAPVTPLQRGLFFQAQLAGPAGHYVAQSWFTFDRRLDTDALAEAMAHVIARHPVVGAGFTTDDDGNPVQVLKAGRRVPVRTVEPATDAEVDALRARDRDTGFDPGEPPLIRLTVVRLPDGRDGLLLSYHLLLWDGWSREIVLRDLFGAYQAVLLGELTAPIAAVPGFEDHARALDAKDTAVSERFWAGHLAGLSGPTLLAGVAPVLSDEPPGTLVHTVSAELSELLREAARTHGVTLNSVLTGAFGLLLGARTGRADAVFGVTVSGREGEGLEDIVGVLLNTVPMWTRARPDDTVRAYLAGVQEARVAAMEHEHLGLGEIQRASGHDTLFDNLFVLQNFLDLNAFAEMNARHGITSVRADDSTHYPFTWVVTPGDRLTVKLEHRDEDTAGARRLLDDYLRVLEDVARSTGPVGALPGLGPVPVPGERTDVGTDTVVDRFDRAADRAPERVALVAHGARMTFAELRDRSRAVAGVLAGRGIGPETTVGLAIPRSLDSLVALFAVLRTGAAYVPLELDHPDERIAAIVEDARPDVILTVSTVAPRLTGDLIELDRPLPVAEPFVTFAPDDPDRLRHPAYTIYTSGSTGKPKGVVTEYAGLTNMLINHQRRIFEPVLAEHGHRAFRIAHTVSFAFDMSWEELLWLADGHEVHICDEELRRDAPRLVAYCLEHAIDVINVTPTYAQQLVTEGLLDDPDRRPPLVLLGGEAVTPTLWQRLADTEGTVGYNLYGPTEYTINTLGVGTFECQDPVVGVAIDNTDVHVLDPWLRPLPDGVPGELYVAGIGIARGYLGRPAETAHRFVACPFGEPGERMYRTGDLVVRRPDGNLMYLGRTDQQVKIRGHRVEPGEVEAVFAAHPAVRFVAAVAQADPQVDGAHRLAAYLVLEGAELATVAAEVGAGLPDFLRPTHYAQVDSIPLTVNGKADTKALPEAKPLGALTTAGERGPETETESVVCAYFAEALDLDDDEVSAVGDFVSLGGHSMLAVRLIGLLRREFGPVITIRDLFTLRTPEAIARHLDDRS; this is translated from the coding sequence ATGGTGGAACCGCGTGCTCGTCTCGTACCGCTGTCCTTCGACCGACTGACCGAGTTGCGCCGACGCACCGGCGACCACTCTGACCGGACCCTCGCCGAGGCCTGCGCACTCGCGCTGGCGTACTGGGCGGCCGGCCGGAGCCCCGACGGCATCGACCTCACCGAAGCCACCCTGTTCGCCGATGTCATCGGCTGGGCCGACAACGGCACGGCCGAGCAGCGGTGTCGGGAGGCCGCCGACGGCGCCTGGGACATCGCTGTCCCGCACGGCGTCGAGGTCGCCGACGCCCGGCTCGCCCTGGACGACCTGGTCGACTTCCCGGACCGCTCCCTCGGCACCGTCGGCCCCTCCAGCGAGGCGGCACGGCGCGTGGCACTGGCCGACTGGAACGCGACCAACGCCGACCGGGACCGGCCGACCCTGGTGGAGATGTTCCACGAACAGGCCCGCGCCAGGCCGGACGCCGTCGCCGTCGTCGACGAACACCGCACCCTGACCTACCGTCAGGCAGCCGAACTTTCCAGTCAGTTGGCTCACCATCTGATCGAACGCGGCCTGACCGCCGAGCAGCTCGTCGGGATCTCCCTGGGCCGTTCCGCCGACATGGTGATCGGGCTCCTCGGCGTGCTCCAGGCCGGATGCGCGTTCGTGCCGCTCGACCCGCAGTGGCCCGCCGCACGCCGGGCCGTCGTCATCGAGGACGCCGGCGTCGTCCTACAGCTCAACGCCCCCGGCGAACACGCCCCGGGCGAACCGGAAGCCGTACCCGTCGACCTCGGCGACTGGCGCTTCGGCGGCTACCCCATCGAAGGCCCCGGGATCACCGTCCCCGGCACCGCGCTGGCCTACGTGATCTTCACCTCGGGCTCCACCGGCCGCCCCAAGGGCGCGATGATCCGCCACGAGGCCATCAGCGAACGCCTGTTGTGGCAGGTCCACCAGGTCCTGGGCTTCGGCCACGACGACGCCTCGCTGTTCAAGGCACCGCTCTCCTTCGACATCTCCATCAACGAGATCTTCCTGCCGCTGGTGTCCGGCGCCCGGCTGGTGGTCCTGCGCCCCGGCGGTGAACGCGACCCGCACCACCTGCTGAGCGTCATCGCCGAACACCGGGTCACCTTCACCTACTTGGTCTCGTCCATGCTGGACGTCCTCCTCGACATCGCGGGCGACTCCGGGCAGTTGGACAGCCTGCGCCATGTCTGGTGCGGCGGAGAGGTGCTCACCCCGGAGCTGTACGAGCGGTTCCGCACCCAGCTCGACATCCCCATGTACCACGGCTACGGACCGGCCGAGACGACCATCGGCGTCTCCCACGTCATCTACCGCGGTGCCGCCGAACGCCTGTCGACCTCCATCGGCAAGGCCAACCCCAACACCCAGTTGTACGTCCTCGACGACGAACTGCGCCCCGTGCCCGTAGGAGTCGGCGGCGAACTCTACGTCGGCGGCTTCCTCCTGGGCCGCGGCTACGTGAACGCGCCCGGCCTCACAGCCTCCCGGTTCGTCGCCAACCCCTTCGCCACTGACGGCTCCCGCCTCTACCGCACCGGCGACCTCGCCCGTTATGCCCCCGACGGATCACTGGACTTCCTCGGCCGCGCCGACAACCAGATCAAGATCCGCGGCATGCGCCTGGAGATCGAGGACGTCGAGATCGGCCTCGCCGAACACCCGGGCGTACGGCACACCTGCGTCGTCGCCAGGAAGAACACCGTGGGCGGCACCTATCTCGTGGGGTACGTCATCCCGGCCGCCGGCCGTGAGGAGCTGCGGGCCGACGAGGTCAGGGCCTGGGCCGCCGCACACATGGTCGCGTACATGGTGCCCGCCCACATCGTGGTGCTGCGGGAGTTCCCGCTGACGGCCAACGGCAAGCTCGACCGCAACGCCCTGCCGGAACCGGAGACCGTGACCGGCCCGCTCGTCCCACCCGCCACCGACGAGGAACGCCTGGTCGCCCAGGCCGTCGCCGCCGTGCTGCGCCTGGACGACATCGGCGCCGACCAGGACTTCTTCCAGCTCGGCGGAGACAGCATCCTGGCGATCTCCCTGCTGAGCGCGCTGCGCGCCGAGGGCCTCCATGTCACGCCCCGGCAGATCTTCACCCACAGCACCGTGCGGGCACTGGCGGCCGTGGCCGGCCGCGAGACCGTCACCACCGTCGACCACCGCGACGTCCCCACCGGCACCGTCGTGGGCTCGCCCGTCGTGCAGTGGCTCGCGGAGACCACGGACGCGATCGACGGCTTCGTGCAGTCGGTGGTCCTCAACACCCCGGCCGACCTCACCGCCGACGCCCTCGACGAACTGCTCACCGCCGTCGTACGGCACCACCCCATGCTGCGCGCCCGGCTGGTGCGCGGTGACCGCTGGAGCTTCGACATCCCCGGGCCGGAGCAGGCCGGCGTGGACCGGCTGGAGAGCGACCGCCCGCTGGAGGAGTGCGTCGCCCTCGCCGCGGCGGGACTCGACCCCGACCACGGCGTCATGCTGCGGGCCGTATGGCGTCGCCCCGCACGGCAGTTGGTCCTCGCCGCCCACCACACCGTGGTCGACGGCGTCTCCTGGCGCGTCCTCATGGAGGACCTGGCCACGGCATGGCGGCAGCTCGCCTCCGGCACCCCGATCGAACTGCCCCCGACGGGCACGTCGTTCCGGCGCTGGACCCAGCTGCTGGAGCGCGCGGTTTTCGACGCCGACAGCTCTTACTACTGGCGTCCACTGCCGGGGGACGACCAACCGCTGGGCAAGCGCGCCCTGTCGCCGACCGACACGGTCGCCGGTGAACGGCTGCACACCTTCTCCGTGGGCCCCGAGATCACCGCCGCCCTGCTCGGCGAGATCCCCGCCAAGTTCCACGCCGGAGTCAACGACGTCCTCCTGACCGCCCTCGCGGTCACCCTCGCCCGATGGCGCCACGACCGGGGCCAGGACCAGACGTTCGCACACATCGAGCTGGAGGGCCACGGCCGGGAAAGCCACTTCGTGGCGGCCACGGCCGGGTTCGAGCCCGAACTGGCCCGCACCGTCGGCTGGTTCACCACCCTGTTCCCGGTGCTCGTCGACCCCGGCGGCACCACCGACTTCACCGCCCCCGACTACCTGGCCACCGCCCTCAAGGCGGTCAAGGAAGACCTCGCCCGGGTACCGGACAACGGCGTCTCCTACGGCGCCCTGCGCTATCTGACCCACACCGAGTTCGACACCCCCGCACCCCAGGTCCTCTTCAACTACCTGGGCCGCTTCGACGCGGGCGCGACCGGCGACTGGCAACTCTCCGGCACCACCGGCCAGTTGGGCGAACGGCGCGACCCCGCCATGCGCCTCCCACGCGCCCTGGAGTTCAACGCGATCGCCGAACCCGCCCCGGCCGGCGGCGCGTACGAACTGGTCACCACCCTCTCCTGGCCCGACGGCATGTTCACCGACGAGGACATCACGACGATCGGCGCCTACTTCCGTACGGCCCTCGCCGGACTCGCGGCGCTCGACCACGGCGGCCACTCACCCAGCGACTTCGACCTGGTGCCGCTCACCCAGGCCGACGTCGACGCCCTCGACGGCCCCGCCCTGCGGGACATCCTGCCGCTCACCCCGTTGCAGGAAGGCCTGTACTTCCACTCGGTCTTCGACGACGACGCGGCGGGCACCTACGTCGAGCAGCAACTCCTCACCCTGGACGGCGAGGTGGACACCGACCGGCTCGCGGCGGCGGCCACCCGGCTGCTCGCCCTCTACCCCAACCTGGCCGCGCGGTTCGTGTCCCTCGCCGACGGCCGGGTGGTCTCCGTACTGGAAGGCGGCGTCGAGGCGCCGTTCACCACGCTGGACCGCCCCGGCATCACCGACGACGAGATCCGCGCGTACGCCGAGCGCGACCGGCGCGCCGGGTTCGACCTGTCCGGCGGACCGCTCATGCGGTACACGCTCATCCGGGCGGGGGCCGGTCGCAGCGTTCTGGTGCAGACCGTGCACCACATCGTCGCCGACGGCTGGTCGGTACCGCCGATGCTCCGCGCCCTGCTCGCCGAGTACCACGCGCCGGGGACGACCTACCCGCTCGGCGGCTTCCCCGACTATGTGCGCAGGCTCGCCGAGCAGGACGAGGAGGAGAGCGACCGGGTGTGGCGCGCCCAGCTCGCCGAGCTGCCCGGCCCCTCCCTCGTCGCCGAGGGCCACACCCCGTCCGACCGCTTCGCCGACACCACCCGTACACCGGCCGAGGACATCGACACCGCCGCCCGGTCGGCGGGCGTCCCGCTCAGCGTGGCCGTGCACAGCGCCTGGGCGGTGACCCTCGGCGGCATCCTGCACGGCACGGACGTGGTGTTCGGCTCCACCGTGTCCGGGCGCGACATCGACGTGCCCGGCATCGAGAACATGGTGGGCCTGTTCATCAACACCATTGCGGTCCGCGCCCGTTGGACCACCACGACCACCGCACGCGAGCTGCTCGCCTCGGTCCGCGAACACCAGAGCACCGTGCTCCCGCACCAGCACGTCTCGCTCGCGAGGATCGGGCGGGAGGCGGGGGCCGGCCCCCTGTTCGACACCCTGGTGGTCTTCGACGTGGCAACCGACCTGGACGCCCTGCGCGGCCCCGCCGACCAGCTGACCGTCACCGAGATCGTCAACGAGGGCGCCCCGCACTACCCGTTGACCCTGGTCGTGGAGCGCACCCTCGACGGCCGCCCCCGCTTCAACCTGATCCACGACAGCGATGTCCTGAACGGGACCGGTGCCCGGACGATCCTGCGCACCTTCGAGACGGCCCTCACCGGCCTGCTCACCCGACCGGACGCACTGATCGGCGACCTCGCCGCGCAGAGCAGCCCTGCCCCCGTCACCCCGGCCACCCCGGCCACCCTGGGCGCCCTCTTCGACGCTGCCGCCCGGCGCGACCCGGCCGCCACCGCCGTCACCCAGTGCGCCCTCGACGGCGGCACCCGCTCCCTGAGCTACGGCGAACTCACCAGTCAGAAAAGCGAGTTGACGTCCGCGCTGGCCGCCGCCGGGGTCGGTCCGGGCAAAAGGGTCGCCGTCGCCGTGCCGCGCTCGCTGGAACAGGTCGTGGCCCTGGTCGCCATCGTCAGCGCGGGCGGCGCCTATGTGCCGCTGGACCTGGCGTATCCCGACGAACGCCTGGAATACATCCTCGCCGACGCCGCCCCGCAGGTCGTCCTGGTGGAGGAGGGGCAGCGGGACCGCTTCGCAGAACTGGTGGAACGGGCGGGAGTGCGAGCCCGGGTACTGGTCCAGGGCGACGAACTGCCGCGAGCAGCCGTCGAGTCCGAGGCGGGCCGGAACGATCCCGCCTACGTGATCTACACGTCCGGCTCGACCGGCAGGCCCAAGGGTGTCGTCGTCCCGCACTCCGGCGTGGTGACCCTCCTCGCGCACACCCGGCCCGGCATGGGCTTCGGCCCGGACGACGTGTGGGTCCAGTTCCACTCCTGCTCCTTCGACTTCGCGGTCTGGGAGCTGTGGGGTGCGCTGGCGCACGGCGGTGAGCTGCTCGTGCCGGAGTACGGCCTGACCCGCTCACCGGTCGACTTCCACCGGCTGGTCCGCGAGCGCGGGGTCACCGTGCTCAACCAAACCCCCTCGGCCTTCTACCAGTTCATCGAGGCCGACCGGCAGGCCGACGCACCGCTCCCCGCCCTGCGCCGGATCGTTTTCGGCGGCGAGGCGCTCGACCTCAAACGGCTGCGCGGCTGGGTCGACCGGCACGGCACCGGCTCGCCCGAACTGGTCAACATGTACGGCATCACCGAGACCACGGTCCATGTCACCCATCGGGTGCTGACCGACGACGACTTCCGGCCCGGCGCCGGTGCCAGCCCCATCGGCGGCCCCCTCCCTGGCCTCACCACTTACCTCCTCGACGAGCGGCTCCGGCCGGTGCCGCCCGGCCGGGTGGGCGCCATCTACGTCGCCGGCGACCAGGTGTCGCTCGGCTATCTGGGCAGGCCCGGGCTCACGGCGGGACGGTTCGTGGCGGACCCGTTCGCGGGCGACGGCTCCCGCATGTACCACACGGGCGACCTCGCCCTCCGTACCCTCGACGGCGAGCTGGAGTTCGTCGGCCGCGCCGACGACCAGGTCCAACTCAAGGGCTTCCGCGTGGAGTTGGGCGAGGTGGAGACAGTGATCCGGGAGTTCGACGGCGTGACCGACGCGGCCGTCACCGTGGCCCCCTCCGGCGATCACCTGGTCGCGCACCTCGTGGGCCGGAGCCCCGGGGACCTCACCACCCTGCTGGCCGCGAAACTGCCCGCGCACATGGTGCCTGGCCGGGTGCTGCCGGTCGACGCGCTGCCCCTTACGGTCAACGGCAAGCTGGACCGCAGGGCCCTGACCGAGCGGGCGGCGTCCACGCAGGACACCCCGACGGTCGTGAGTGACTCGGCGCTCAGCGCGCTGACCGACATCTTCGCCGCGACCCTGCCCGGCGCCCAAGTCGACGGTGACACCGACTTCTTCAGGGCCGGCGGGGACAGCATCGTCGCCATCACCGTGATCAACCGCGCCCGGGCGCTGGGCCTGCCGATCGCACCCCGGGACGTGTTCCTGCTCCGGACGCCGCGCGCCCTCGCCGAGCATCTCGGTACCCGCGCCGCACAGGAGCGACCCGTACCCGTCCGCCGCGACGACGGCCCGTTCCCGGCGACGCCGATCATCCTGCGCCAACGCGAACTGGGCGGCTCCCTCGCTCGGTTCGCGCAGGCCCGCACCCTGCTCGTCCCCGAGGGCGTCGGACACGCCGACATCGAACGCGCCGCGCACACCCTCGTGGCCGCCCATCCGACGCTGCGGCTGCGGCTCCGCGCCGAGCACGGTGTCTGGACGCTCGGCACCGAGCCCGACCGCGAGATCACCGTCGCAGGACCTGACACGACCGCTGCCGACACGACCACCGTGGCGCACGAGGCCGCCGGGCGCCTCGACCCCGCGTCCGGGGAGGTCATCGCGTTCGCGTGGCTGGAGCAGGCCCGCACCCTGGTGATCACCGCGCACCACCTCGCCGTCGACGCCGTGTCCTGGCTGATCCTGCTGGACGACCTGGCGACCACCCTGCGCGGGGAGCCCCTGGCACCGCCCACCACCTCGTACGCCGAGTACGCCGAGGCCCTGGCGCTGGGGTCCGCCCACGCGGTCGACGGCCTCGGGCACTGGCTCACCACGCTCCAGGCCCCCGCCCTGCTGCCCGAGGTCGGCGGCCACCGCGAAACCACCGTCGTCCTCGCCCCCGAGGCGAGCGACGTCGTCATCCGTACCGCTCCCACGGCCCTCGGCGTCGGTCTCACCGAGTTGCTGTGCGGCGCCCTGCGCGCGGCGCTCACCCGCGTCCAGCCGACCCCGACCGATCTCGCGATCGACCTGGAACGGCACGGCCGGGTCCCGGCTCAGGAGCACCACGACTACAGCCGTACGGTCGGCTGGTTCACGTCCATCGCCCCGGTGCGGCTCACCGCGCACACCGACCCGGTCGCGGCGGCCCACGAGGTGGCCGCACGTCAGCCGGACGAGCAGGCGCACATCGCCTACGGCCAACTCCGTTACCTCAACCCGCAGTCGGCCCCACTGCTGACCGGCCGCCCGCAGGTGCTGTTCAACTACCTCGGCCGCGGCAGCGAGTCACAGGCACTGCACCTCACGGGCGGCGGCCGGGGCAGCCCCTACGCGGTCGAGGTCAACGCCTGGCTGGACGAGGCCACCGGCAGTCTGCGCGCGAAGTTCACCCTCGCCGAGGGCGTCTGCGACGACATCGTCGGCCACTGGCTGGACGCCCTGGAGGCCATCGCCGAGGCGTCGGCGACAGCCGAGCGCACCGCCCCCGTCACCCCGCTGCAACGCGGCCTGTTCTTCCAGGCCCAGTTGGCGGGCCCGGCCGGACACTACGTCGCCCAGAGCTGGTTCACCTTCGACCGGCGCCTGGACACCGACGCGCTGGCCGAGGCGATGGCACATGTCATCGCACGCCACCCGGTCGTGGGCGCCGGTTTCACCACCGACGACGACGGCAACCCGGTCCAGGTCCTCAAGGCGGGCCGCCGGGTCCCTGTACGGACGGTCGAACCGGCCACGGACGCCGAGGTGGACGCCCTGCGGGCGCGCGACCGGGACACGGGCTTCGACCCCGGAGAGCCACCGCTGATCCGGCTGACCGTGGTGCGGCTGCCCGACGGGCGGGACGGGCTGCTCCTCAGCTATCACCTCCTGCTGTGGGACGGCTGGTCCCGCGAGATCGTGCTGCGCGACCTCTTCGGCGCCTATCAGGCCGTACTCCTCGGTGAGTTGACCGCCCCGATCGCTGCCGTGCCCGGCTTCGAGGACCATGCGCGGGCGCTCGACGCCAAGGACACCGCCGTATCCGAACGCTTCTGGGCCGGGCACCTGGCGGGACTGTCCGGTCCCACGCTGCTCGCCGGGGTGGCCCCGGTCCTCTCGGACGAGCCGCCGGGCACCCTCGTGCACACGGTCTCCGCCGAGCTGTCGGAGCTGTTGCGGGAGGCGGCGAGGACACACGGCGTCACGCTGAACTCGGTGCTGACCGGGGCGTTCGGGCTGCTGCTGGGTGCCCGCACGGGCCGTGCCGACGCCGTGTTCGGGGTGACCGTCTCCGGGCGTGAGGGGGAGGGGCTGGAGGACATCGTCGGCGTGCTCCTCAACACCGTGCCGATGTGGACGCGGGCGCGGCCCGACGACACGGTCCGGGCGTACCTGGCGGGCGTGCAGGAGGCCCGGGTCGCGGCGATGGAGCACGAGCACCTCGGCCTTGGCGAGATCCAGCGGGCCAGTGGCCACGACACCCTGTTCGACAACCTGTTCGTGCTACAGAACTTCCTGGACCTGAACGCCTTCGCCGAGATGAACGCCCGGCACGGGATCACCTCGGTGCGGGCCGACGACTCCACGCACTACCCGTTCACCTGGGTCGTCACGCCCGGCGACCGGCTCACGGTCAAGCTGGAGCACCGCGACGAGGACACCGCAGGTGCGCGACGGCTGCTCGACGACTATCTGCGGGTGCTGGAGGACGTGGCCCGCTCGACCGGGCCGGTCGGGGCGTTGCCGGGACTGGGACCGGTCCCCGTGCCCGGGGAACGTACCGACGTCGGCACGGACACGGTCGTCGACCGGTTCGACCGGGCGGCGGACCGCGCACCGGAGCGGGTGGCGCTCGTCGCCCACGGAGCGCGGATGACCTTCGCCGAGCTGCGGGACCGCAGCCGTGCCGTGGCCGGGGTGCTCGCCGGGCGAGGCATCGGTCCGGAGACGACCGTGGGGCTCGCGATCCCGCGCTCCCTCGACTCGCTCGTGGCCCTGTTCGCGGTACTGCGCACCGGTGCCGCCTATGTGCCGCTGGAGCTGGACCACCCGGACGAACGGATCGCGGCGATCGTCGAGGACGCCCGCCCGGACGTCATCCTCACCGTGAGCACGGTGGCGCCCCGGCTGACCGGTGACCTCATCGAGCTGGACCGTCCGCTGCCGGTGGCCGAGCCGTTCGTGACGTTCGCCCCCGACGATCCCGACCGGCTGCGGCATCCCGCGTACACGATCTACACCTCCGGTTCCACCGGGAAGCCCAAGGGAGTGGTGACCGAGTACGCCGGGCTCACCAATATGCTGATCAACCATCAGCGCCGCATCTTCGAACCGGTGCTGGCCGAGCACGGCCACCGCGCCTTCCGGATCGCGCACACCGTGTCGTTCGCGTTCGACATGTCGTGGGAGGAGCTGCTGTGGCTCGCCGACGGCCATGAAGTGCACATCTGCGACGAGGAGTTGCGCCGCGACGCGCCCCGGCTCGTCGCGTACTGCCTGGAGCACGCCATCGATGTCATCAACGTGACCCCGACCTACGCGCAACAGCTCGTCACCGAGGGCCTGTTGGACGACCCGGACCGGCGGCCCCCGCTGGTGCTGCTGGGCGGCGAGGCCGTCACCCCCACGCTGTGGCAGCGGCTCGCCGACACCGAGGGCACCGTCGGCTACAACCTGTACGGGCCCACCGAGTACACCATCAACACCCTCGGCGTCGGCACCTTCGAGTGCCAGGACCCGGTGGTGGGCGTCGCCATCGACAACACCGACGTCCACGTCCTCGACCCCTGGCTGCGGCCCCTGCCCGACGGGGTCCCCGGCGAGCTGTACGTGGCGGGCATCGGCATCGCCCGCGGCTACCTCGGCCGGCCGGCCGAGACCGCACACCGCTTCGTGGCCTGCCCGTTCGGCGAACCCGGCGAGCGCATGTACCGCACCGGGGACCTGGTCGTCCGGCGGCCCGACGGAAACCTGATGTACCTGGGCCGCACCGACCAGCAGGTCAAGATCCGCGGCCATCGCGTCGAACCGGGCGAGGTGGAGGCCGTGTTCGCGGCCCACCCGGCGGTGCGCTTCGTCGCCGCCGTCGCCCAGGCCGACCCGCAGGTCGACGGCGCCCACCGGCTGGCCGCCTACCTGGTCCTGGAGGGCGCCGAGTTGGCGACGGTCGCCGCCGAAGTGGGCGCGGGCCTGCCGGACTTCCTGCGCCCGACCCACTACGCCCAGGTCGACAGCATCCCGCTCACCGTCAACGGGAAGGCCGACACCAAGGCGCTCCCGGAGGCCAAGCCGCTGGGCGCGCTGACCACGGCGGGGGAGCGGGGACCCGAGACCGAGACCGAGAGCGTGGTGTGCGCGTACTTCGCCGAGGCACTGGACCTGGACGACGACGAGGTGAGCGCGGTGGGAGACTTCGTGTCCCTGGGCGGACACTCCATGCTGGCGGTACGGCTGATCGGGCTGCTCCGCCGGGAGTTCGGCCCGGTGATCACCATCCGAGACCTGTTCACCCTGCGCACCCCCGAAGCGATTGCCCGCCACCTCGATGACCGGTCCTGA